In one Catenovulum adriaticum genomic region, the following are encoded:
- the uvrC gene encoding excinuclease ABC subunit UvrC: MAKTEFDYQSFLKNLTQQPGVYRMYDKAGDIIYVGKAKNLKKRVPSYFRDNLSNAKTVALVRQINHIDVTVTHTETEALILENNYIKQYMPKYNVLLRDDKSYPYILVSDHQHPRLAFHRGAKKKAGQYFGPYPSGGAVRESLRVMQKVFPVRQCEDSYYQARTRPCLQYQLKRCLAPCVEGYVSDNVYLEQVQLVKLFLQGKSQEVINLLADKMESASQLLQFEKAAQYRDQLTALRKVQEQQYVTGNHKALDIIGFAYQHGVACIHLLFIREGKILGSKSFFPKMPKQAESEEILTSFVAQYYLNQDDGRQPGKEIVLPHEIAEQQGLQSAIQELYQQAVQLVVPTRGEKAKYLQLASTNAQNAVSTRLTESLSMQRRFEALDLALELSQPIGRIECFDISHTMGQQTVASCVVFNRDGPLKADYRKYNIEGITPGDDYAAMAQVLARRYKDSQPDNKIPDVVFIDGGKGQLAQAESHFANWTGKMPLLVGVAKGVTRKPGLETLIMAGSHQILNLESHSPALHLIQHIRDESHRFAITGHRVRRQKVKTTSSVESIPGIGAKRRQALLKYLGGMQELKNASVEQIAKVPGISAKIAEVVFSYLHDKPH; encoded by the coding sequence GTGGCAAAAACTGAGTTTGACTACCAATCTTTTTTAAAAAATTTAACCCAACAGCCCGGCGTTTATCGAATGTACGATAAGGCGGGTGATATTATTTATGTGGGAAAAGCAAAAAACCTTAAAAAACGAGTGCCTTCTTATTTTCGCGATAACTTAAGTAATGCTAAAACAGTTGCTTTGGTTCGTCAGATTAATCATATTGATGTCACTGTTACCCATACTGAAACTGAAGCGCTTATTTTAGAAAACAATTATATTAAGCAGTACATGCCAAAATATAATGTTTTGCTACGTGACGATAAATCTTACCCTTATATTTTGGTATCCGACCACCAACATCCACGCTTAGCCTTTCATCGCGGAGCGAAAAAGAAAGCAGGGCAATATTTTGGCCCATATCCATCAGGCGGAGCGGTGCGAGAAAGTTTACGGGTAATGCAAAAAGTATTTCCGGTACGCCAATGTGAAGATAGCTATTATCAGGCACGTACGCGGCCGTGTTTACAGTATCAATTAAAAAGGTGCTTAGCCCCTTGTGTTGAAGGTTATGTCTCTGACAATGTATATTTGGAGCAAGTACAGCTGGTAAAATTGTTTTTACAGGGTAAAAGCCAAGAAGTTATTAATTTATTGGCTGACAAAATGGAATCGGCCAGTCAATTACTCCAATTTGAAAAAGCAGCGCAATACAGAGACCAGCTTACCGCATTACGTAAAGTACAAGAGCAGCAATATGTTACCGGTAATCATAAAGCGTTAGATATTATTGGGTTTGCTTATCAGCATGGCGTGGCTTGTATTCATTTATTATTTATTCGCGAAGGCAAAATTTTGGGTAGTAAAAGTTTTTTTCCTAAAATGCCAAAACAAGCTGAAAGCGAAGAGATATTAACGTCGTTTGTCGCACAGTATTATTTAAATCAAGACGATGGTCGCCAACCGGGCAAAGAAATTGTTTTACCGCACGAAATTGCAGAGCAGCAAGGGTTACAATCAGCAATACAAGAGCTCTATCAACAAGCCGTGCAGCTCGTTGTACCCACCCGGGGTGAAAAAGCTAAATATTTACAGTTAGCTTCAACCAATGCACAAAATGCGGTGAGTACTCGGTTGACGGAATCTTTATCTATGCAGCGCAGATTTGAAGCGCTTGATTTAGCATTAGAATTGTCTCAACCTATTGGCCGAATTGAATGTTTTGATATTAGCCATACGATGGGTCAGCAAACAGTTGCCTCTTGTGTTGTTTTTAATCGAGATGGTCCATTAAAGGCCGATTACCGAAAATATAACATTGAAGGCATTACGCCAGGCGATGATTATGCCGCTATGGCTCAAGTATTAGCTCGGCGATATAAAGATTCTCAACCAGACAATAAGATACCTGATGTTGTTTTTATTGATGGGGGCAAAGGCCAGCTCGCGCAAGCAGAGTCTCATTTTGCAAATTGGACTGGAAAAATGCCATTATTAGTTGGCGTCGCAAAGGGCGTGACTCGAAAGCCCGGGTTAGAAACATTAATTATGGCTGGCAGTCATCAAATTTTAAATTTGGAATCTCATTCTCCCGCACTGCATTTAATTCAGCACATTCGTGATGAGTCACATCGTTTTGCGATTACTGGCCACAGAGTCAGACGGCAAAAAGTTAAAACGACATCATCGGTTGAATCTATTCCAGGTATTGGGGCCAAACGGCGCCAAGCACTGTTAAAATATTTAGGCGGAATGCAAGAACTAAAAAATGCTTCTGTTGAACAAATAGCGAAAGTGCCAGGTATTAGTGCTAAAATCGCGGAGGTGGTTTTTTCATACTTACATGACAAACCCCATTAA
- the pgsA gene encoding CDP-diacylglycerol--glycerol-3-phosphate 3-phosphatidyltransferase, translating to MWNIPNILTVFRIVLIPFFVLFFYFPVAWGAYLAAGVFALAAATDWLDGYLARRWQQSTPFGAFLDPVADKLMVATALGLIVEHYNVFWITLPAIVMVCREILISALREWMAELGKRAAVKVSNLGKYKTFAQMGAIFGLLMPLTGMPFWFSIGLFYIAVVLTFWSMLIYLKAAWPEFKVN from the coding sequence ATGTGGAATATACCTAATATATTAACGGTGTTTAGAATAGTTTTAATTCCGTTTTTTGTACTGTTTTTTTATTTCCCCGTAGCTTGGGGTGCTTATTTAGCGGCCGGTGTTTTTGCGCTTGCTGCGGCAACCGATTGGTTAGACGGTTATTTGGCAAGGCGTTGGCAGCAATCAACGCCTTTTGGTGCGTTTTTAGACCCAGTCGCCGACAAGCTCATGGTAGCCACCGCTTTAGGTTTGATCGTTGAACATTACAATGTGTTTTGGATCACCTTGCCCGCCATTGTGATGGTGTGTCGTGAAATTTTAATTTCGGCGCTACGAGAGTGGATGGCAGAGTTGGGCAAACGAGCTGCGGTTAAAGTTTCTAATTTGGGCAAATATAAAACTTTTGCACAAATGGGGGCTATATTTGGTTTGTTAATGCCACTCACTGGAATGCCGTTTTGGTTTAGTATCGGATTATTTTATATTGCAGTGGTTTTAACTTTTTGGTCTATGCTCATTTACTTAAAAGCAGCTTGGCCAGAATTTAAAGTAAATTAG
- a CDS encoding sulfatase-like hydrolase/transferase, whose amino-acid sequence MNKLAVTLFTALILAGCNTSKHIPDTDNTDNLNNGNTTPETASSKPNILLIISDDQGLDASAQYNYSLDLPNTPTLDSIAQNGIIFDNMWTTPACATSRAQILTGKHGIHTGVNSVPASLSLTEQSIQSYLKSQAATQDYQTGFFGKWHLSPADEAARPNQFGVDYYAGSLTNLSSYTDWTLTVNGEQTQQTQYHTQKITDLAINWIKQQPADTPLV is encoded by the coding sequence ATGAATAAATTAGCAGTCACCTTATTTACAGCTCTAATATTAGCAGGATGCAATACCAGCAAACACATACCCGATACAGACAATACTGATAATTTAAATAATGGTAATACCACTCCTGAAACAGCTTCCTCTAAACCCAATATTTTATTAATTATTAGCGACGATCAAGGTTTAGATGCCTCCGCGCAGTATAACTACAGCTTAGATTTACCCAATACACCCACGTTAGATTCAATCGCACAAAATGGAATCATTTTTGACAATATGTGGACAACGCCCGCTTGTGCAACCAGCCGCGCACAAATTTTAACAGGTAAGCACGGTATTCATACCGGCGTAAATTCGGTGCCTGCGAGCTTATCTTTAACTGAACAAAGCATTCAGTCTTATCTTAAAAGCCAAGCTGCCACACAAGATTACCAAACTGGCTTTTTTGGAAAGTGGCATTTAAGTCCAGCCGATGAAGCAGCTCGCCCCAACCAATTTGGCGTAGATTACTACGCAGGCTCGCTGACAAATTTAAGTAGCTATACTGATTGGACATTAACCGTTAATGGCGAGCAAACACAGCAAACTCAATACCATACCCAAAAAATTACAGACTTAGCCATTAATTGGATTAAACAGCAACCTGCAGATACCCCCTTGGTTTAG
- a CDS encoding bacterioferritin-associated ferredoxin, with translation MYVCLCNGITDKAIKKAVENGCDSLADLRKQMDVADQCGKCRKHAVEVIQQSKILADKENGLLIAAFA, from the coding sequence ATGTACGTTTGTTTATGTAACGGCATTACAGATAAAGCGATTAAAAAAGCAGTTGAAAACGGCTGTGATAGCTTGGCTGATCTTAGAAAACAAATGGATGTTGCTGACCAATGTGGTAAATGCCGTAAGCATGCGGTTGAAGTTATCCAACAATCAAAAATTTTAGCGGACAAAGAAAACGGCTTATTGATCGCAGCATTTGCTTAA
- a CDS encoding peroxiredoxin, giving the protein MSVLVGRPAPDFTAAAVLGNGEIVEDFKLSEKIKGKKAVIFFYPLDFTFVCPSELIAFDKRFAEFQKRGVEVIGVSIDSQFTHNAWRNTAVNDGGIGQVQYPLVADVKHEVCQAYDVEHPEAGVAFRGSFLIDADGVVRHQVVNDLPLGRNIDEMLRTIDALNFHEEHGEVCPAGWQEGDKGMDASTSGVASYLSENADKL; this is encoded by the coding sequence ATGTCAGTATTAGTAGGTCGTCCCGCTCCGGATTTCACAGCCGCTGCCGTTTTAGGTAATGGTGAAATTGTTGAAGATTTCAAATTAAGCGAAAAAATCAAAGGCAAAAAAGCCGTTATTTTCTTCTATCCATTAGATTTTACTTTTGTATGTCCTTCAGAATTAATCGCTTTTGATAAGCGTTTTGCTGAGTTCCAAAAGCGTGGTGTTGAAGTAATTGGTGTTTCTATCGATTCACAATTCACTCATAACGCATGGCGTAACACAGCAGTAAACGACGGTGGTATTGGTCAAGTTCAATATCCTTTAGTTGCTGACGTTAAGCACGAAGTATGTCAAGCATACGATGTTGAGCACCCAGAAGCTGGTGTTGCTTTCCGTGGTTCTTTCTTAATTGACGCTGACGGTGTTGTTCGTCACCAAGTAGTTAACGATTTACCATTAGGTCGTAACATCGACGAAATGCTACGTACAATTGATGCATTAAACTTCCACGAAGAGCATGGTGAAGTTTGTCCTGCTGGCTGGCAAGAAGGTGATAAAGGTATGGACGCAAGCACATCTGGTGTTGCTTCTTACCTTTCAGAAAACGCTGATAAACTATAA
- a CDS encoding MipA/OmpV family protein, whose translation MKKTLTATSLLLIFSCFSTQAKQAPSPKRQFSAPQGFTYGVGVAVKREIYKGYKQRVVPLPLFGYQGDKLSVYGPFISYKLYQHNQVKVSALVAPRFEGFDESDSDYFEGMEERKFSMDAGLGVDYKPKGWHLSAKLRADVLSRSNGYEANFKVAKSYRYGPISFGPDIGLTYLDSHNVDYYYGVRASEATADRAFYQGQSALNKSVGFSASSPMYGGFVRAGINHTWYDDAITDSPLTERDASLSFMLTYSRFFN comes from the coding sequence ATGAAAAAAACGCTAACCGCCACCAGCTTATTGCTGATTTTTAGCTGTTTTAGCACTCAGGCTAAACAGGCCCCCTCACCTAAACGTCAGTTTAGCGCACCTCAAGGTTTTACCTATGGGGTTGGTGTAGCGGTCAAACGTGAAATTTATAAAGGCTACAAACAACGAGTTGTACCCCTGCCATTGTTTGGTTATCAGGGGGATAAATTAAGTGTTTATGGGCCTTTTATTAGTTATAAATTGTATCAACATAACCAAGTTAAAGTATCCGCATTAGTTGCCCCTCGATTTGAAGGCTTCGATGAATCAGACAGTGATTATTTTGAAGGAATGGAAGAACGTAAGTTTTCAATGGATGCTGGTTTAGGGGTTGATTACAAACCTAAAGGCTGGCATTTATCTGCTAAGCTCAGAGCCGATGTATTATCACGCTCAAACGGTTATGAGGCTAACTTTAAAGTGGCTAAATCATACCGTTATGGGCCTATTAGTTTTGGCCCAGACATAGGGTTAACTTATTTAGATAGCCACAATGTAGATTATTATTATGGTGTTAGAGCAAGTGAAGCAACGGCTGACAGAGCGTTTTATCAAGGTCAATCAGCGCTTAATAAAAGTGTTGGCTTTTCAGCCTCTAGTCCTATGTATGGCGGTTTTGTCCGCGCGGGAATCAACCACACTTGGTATGACGATGCCATTACTGATAGCCCGCTAACGGAGCGAGATGCTAGCTTAAGCTTTATGTTGACCTACTCTAGATTTTTTAATTAA
- a CDS encoding carboxypeptidase-like regulatory domain-containing protein, whose product MFAAGCFFDLAAQEPPATTAQTQAQIEQVQINNSGIPTGEPLLLLIKLGNLQLADVFAIKSEKGALIGLQNLADVLDFAIEVSLNNKTASGWYINEAQTFSLNLNLLNQQIQSGDNLYTISADNYQIDDDIYIELAELEKWFKLELDIDYRNLELDISSAQTLPIEQRLARKNKLTRSSHRVPSEASLPWRETSYQLFSSPVLDAQIFYSNRSTGNTSTTASVVGAHDLAYLSSRYFIRANEQTNRSANISDVRLNLFEESTDKNLLGPLQASRYEFGDVQPINIGYNSITSVSRGINFSNRPLFREINNETTSFSGDIQPGWDVELYRNKILLESSLSNDNGRYEFNNVELLYGDNQFELIFYGPQGQVKTESKQIIVNQNPVEDNQFVYQLSLTQQGRQLFDEVLDKNYRDGGWLLSGRYDYGFSDWASFYVGHGLYLGADDNIDVNNTTDNQYAIGGQFNLFDRAILSTSFDGSENGDRNLRSALRTKFGDQAVTLNYQSRHVSEGSNNQVFSASVGGNLYSYDRVHLRHQNNLSINDSGNTQTQRFNNSLALYTPWLNLNNQISWQHNANSEFETDTSYGQLQLQKRFYRLSTRFSALYSLKPVNEITAYRAEFSYPLSNTFSAELDLYQLNTTDYQSVQTNLTWSQDNFRLSSYFDYDSEDKWRLGLSSNFSFGYHAQENIYFLNKISLTRGGSVLVRVFEDENLNGQYDIGEKPLEGVKVAALQGGRRSNTNELGLALLRSLSSGRTTDITIDKSTLPDPFSIPSHKGISITPRDGYVDMLDVPIVMSSEIEGTVFMASSDQPATYVPIQLLNKENEVIASTDSEFDGYYLFVDIPPGEYQIKVADHYLKQKQLKPHQAQLIEFSGEGKIVNGMDIHLEKYQAKTIYAVIGPSFDSLPILNLYWQQLKLKASELIDATYKLNSTTSRYTLVFAQLNNQQASLNYCKKISSILSIDCSVSELELLE is encoded by the coding sequence GTGTTTGCAGCAGGCTGTTTTTTTGATCTTGCGGCGCAAGAACCCCCAGCTACCACGGCTCAAACACAAGCTCAAATCGAGCAGGTACAAATTAACAATTCAGGTATTCCGACCGGTGAGCCTTTACTGCTGTTAATTAAACTAGGCAATTTACAATTAGCGGATGTATTTGCGATAAAAAGTGAAAAAGGCGCTTTAATTGGCCTACAAAATTTAGCAGATGTACTGGATTTTGCGATTGAAGTTTCACTGAATAACAAAACGGCTTCGGGTTGGTACATTAACGAAGCGCAAACATTTTCACTTAACCTAAATTTATTAAATCAACAAATTCAAAGTGGCGATAATTTATACACAATTTCAGCTGATAATTATCAAATTGACGATGATATTTACATTGAACTCGCTGAACTGGAAAAGTGGTTTAAACTAGAGCTGGATATTGACTACCGTAATTTGGAACTCGATATCTCATCAGCACAAACCTTACCGATAGAACAAAGACTGGCACGTAAAAATAAATTAACTCGCTCCAGCCACCGCGTGCCCTCTGAAGCCAGTTTACCTTGGCGGGAAACAAGCTATCAATTATTTTCGTCTCCTGTGTTAGATGCGCAAATTTTTTATTCAAATCGCAGTACTGGCAATACCAGCACCACTGCCTCAGTGGTGGGTGCGCATGATTTGGCTTATTTATCTAGCCGTTATTTTATTAGAGCCAACGAACAAACTAACCGTTCTGCCAATATTAGCGATGTGCGGCTCAATTTATTTGAAGAGTCCACCGACAAAAATTTACTTGGCCCATTGCAAGCCAGCCGGTACGAATTTGGCGATGTGCAACCCATTAATATTGGCTATAACAGCATTACTTCCGTTAGCCGAGGCATTAATTTTAGTAACCGCCCTTTGTTTCGTGAAATTAATAACGAAACCACCAGCTTTTCGGGTGATATTCAACCCGGTTGGGATGTTGAGCTTTACCGCAATAAAATTTTACTAGAATCGAGTTTAAGTAATGACAATGGTCGCTACGAATTTAATAATGTTGAATTACTATATGGCGATAACCAGTTTGAACTCATTTTTTATGGCCCTCAAGGCCAAGTGAAAACCGAATCTAAGCAAATTATTGTGAATCAAAACCCGGTTGAAGATAATCAATTTGTTTATCAGTTATCGTTAACGCAACAAGGCCGGCAACTATTTGATGAAGTGCTAGATAAAAATTATCGGGATGGCGGCTGGTTGCTCTCTGGCCGTTACGATTATGGCTTTAGCGATTGGGCATCGTTTTATGTCGGCCACGGTTTGTATTTAGGGGCTGATGATAATATTGATGTTAATAACACTACAGATAATCAATATGCGATTGGCGGCCAGTTTAATTTATTTGATCGGGCTATATTAAGTACCAGCTTTGATGGCAGTGAAAACGGAGACCGTAATTTACGCTCCGCTTTACGTACTAAATTTGGCGATCAAGCGGTTACCCTAAATTATCAATCTCGTCATGTCTCTGAGGGCTCAAATAATCAAGTATTCTCTGCAAGTGTGGGCGGCAATCTTTATTCGTACGACAGGGTTCATTTACGCCACCAAAATAACTTATCAATAAACGATTCAGGCAATACGCAAACTCAAAGGTTTAATAACTCGTTAGCGCTTTATACGCCTTGGCTTAATTTAAATAATCAAATTAGCTGGCAACACAACGCTAATTCAGAGTTTGAGACAGATACTAGTTATGGTCAGCTTCAATTGCAAAAACGCTTTTATCGTTTATCAACCCGTTTTAGTGCTTTGTATTCACTTAAACCCGTTAACGAAATAACCGCTTATCGTGCTGAGTTTTCATATCCGCTGAGTAATACATTTTCTGCCGAGTTGGATTTATATCAACTCAACACAACTGATTACCAGTCGGTTCAAACTAATTTAACTTGGAGCCAAGATAACTTTCGTTTATCCAGTTATTTTGATTATGACAGTGAAGATAAATGGCGTTTAGGTTTATCCTCTAACTTTAGTTTTGGCTACCACGCGCAAGAAAATATTTATTTTTTAAATAAAATATCACTCACTAGAGGCGGCTCTGTTTTAGTACGTGTGTTTGAAGATGAAAATTTAAATGGCCAATATGACATAGGTGAAAAACCGCTTGAAGGTGTTAAAGTCGCGGCTTTACAAGGTGGCCGTCGCAGCAATACCAATGAGCTAGGCTTGGCTTTATTACGCTCGCTAAGCTCGGGTCGAACAACAGATATAACAATAGATAAATCAACCTTACCCGATCCATTTTCAATCCCCAGCCATAAAGGTATTTCAATTACCCCAAGAGATGGTTATGTTGATATGCTAGATGTGCCTATTGTCATGTCGAGCGAAATAGAAGGCACTGTATTTATGGCTAGCAGCGACCAGCCAGCCACTTATGTACCAATTCAATTATTAAATAAAGAAAATGAAGTTATCGCCAGCACAGACAGTGAATTTGATGGGTATTATTTATTTGTTGATATTCCACCTGGCGAATATCAGATTAAAGTGGCTGATCATTATCTTAAACAAAAACAACTTAAGCCTCATCAAGCACAATTAATTGAATTTTCTGGTGAAGGAAAAATTGTTAATGGCATGGATATCCATTTAGAAAAATATCAAGCTAAAACGATATATGCTGTAATAGGACCAAGCTTTGATTCTTTGCCTATTTTAAATCTATACTGGCAACAGCTCAAACTTAAAGCAAGTGAACTGATTGATGCAACATACAAACTGAACTCTACTACGAGTCGTTATACGTTAGTTTTTGCTCAATTAAACAATCAACAAGCCAGCTTGAATTATTGCAAAAAAATTAGCTCGATTTTATCAATTGATTGTAGTGTCAGTGAGCTTGAATTACTTGAATAG
- a CDS encoding fimbrial biogenesis chaperone gives MSEITQAQLLISPTRVVLDERQRSAKVTLINPTNQTRTYRIEWEEKIAKSIGGYKTLEKNGFANSDIKLASPMLRVSPRQVTLQPNEKQSVRLMFRRPKSLTDSEYRSHLAFKPLPIQKKTNNSENSGVKIEIETLLAFTIPVIARQGSVDASVDINKIQVIKNQQNTSAQVELTIDKAGKYSTTGNMLVYWKPTSGAAEQVVAQVHGYNIYPDQSQYQLSLDWPDFNAKQGSLRVEYIGKKEFNGQVFINKTFDLASNLIIK, from the coding sequence ATGAGTGAAATAACCCAAGCACAACTTTTAATTTCTCCGACCAGAGTTGTTTTAGATGAAAGGCAACGCTCAGCAAAAGTAACTTTAATTAACCCAACTAACCAGACTAGGACTTATCGTATAGAGTGGGAAGAAAAAATAGCAAAAAGCATAGGAGGATATAAAACTTTAGAAAAAAATGGATTCGCTAATTCTGACATTAAGCTCGCCAGCCCTATGTTAAGAGTTAGTCCAAGACAAGTAACACTTCAACCAAATGAAAAGCAATCCGTAAGACTAATGTTTCGCAGACCAAAAAGCTTAACGGATTCAGAATATAGATCACACTTAGCATTCAAGCCGCTCCCAATTCAGAAAAAAACTAACAATTCAGAAAATTCTGGAGTAAAAATAGAAATTGAGACGCTACTGGCTTTCACTATTCCAGTCATCGCACGCCAAGGTAGCGTTGACGCAAGTGTTGATATAAACAAAATTCAAGTTATAAAAAACCAGCAAAATACTTCAGCACAAGTAGAACTTACTATAGATAAAGCCGGCAAATATAGCACTACAGGCAATATGCTGGTTTATTGGAAGCCAACATCGGGCGCTGCCGAACAAGTTGTGGCTCAGGTACATGGTTACAATATTTACCCAGATCAAAGCCAATACCAACTCAGCTTAGATTGGCCGGATTTTAATGCAAAACAAGGCAGCTTAAGAGTTGAATATATAGGTAAAAAAGAATTTAACGGCCAAGTATTTATTAATAAAACCTTTGATTTGGCGTCAAATCTAATTATTAAATGA
- a CDS encoding DUF4402 domain-containing protein: protein MKIFIFSIFLLPVVCLAQLDMIQPLTFGTIVVGKNDGVSYIEVSPLGTMKAYNHIWIIKSGQNAEFLVSNLPPYKEVNIQVDTLTTTTSTQINDTEQFLVDTVTILPSPITTDSTGKAKIYIGAVLKTTGNNKIYLNTEYTANFRITLNY, encoded by the coding sequence ATGAAAATTTTTATATTCTCAATTTTTTTGCTTCCTGTTGTTTGCCTTGCTCAACTTGATATGATTCAGCCCTTAACCTTTGGCACTATAGTTGTGGGAAAAAACGATGGAGTTAGTTATATTGAGGTATCCCCTTTAGGCACAATGAAAGCATATAATCATATATGGATAATAAAATCAGGACAAAATGCTGAATTTTTAGTGTCTAACTTACCACCATATAAAGAAGTTAATATACAAGTTGATACGTTAACCACAACGACAAGTACCCAAATCAATGATACAGAACAATTCTTAGTAGATACCGTAACTATTTTGCCCTCGCCCATAACTACCGATAGTACTGGGAAAGCTAAAATTTATATTGGTGCGGTGCTCAAAACAACCGGCAATAACAAAATATATTTAAATACCGAATATACAGCTAATTTTAGAATTACATTGAATTATTAA
- a CDS encoding DUF4402 domain-containing protein — protein sequence MKLKLLSLGLAGLFVANGAMAVTETFDATVTVQNALTITEDASLNFGTIRAQLATDISGGAESEVASLIIAADGSGVTAEEGDTSVIQSLEDGEPGAFSVGGAANYALLTVTVTADSTGITTGAPGTPVFTMSDFAGYVTTGANPNTDFASGSQVRASADGSLSFNLGATITVDTSLDTTNDNASYDDGTYTGSYTVAVDY from the coding sequence ATGAAATTAAAACTATTAAGCTTAGGTTTAGCTGGTTTATTTGTAGCAAATGGGGCAATGGCTGTTACAGAAACGTTTGACGCTACCGTTACTGTTCAAAATGCACTAACAATAACAGAGGATGCGTCTCTAAACTTTGGTACTATTCGCGCACAACTAGCAACAGACATCTCTGGTGGTGCAGAATCAGAAGTTGCATCTTTAATTATTGCAGCTGATGGTAGCGGTGTAACAGCAGAAGAAGGTGATACTTCAGTGATCCAAAGTTTAGAAGATGGTGAACCCGGAGCTTTTAGTGTCGGGGGAGCTGCTAATTATGCTCTACTAACAGTCACTGTAACAGCTGACTCCACCGGTATTACAACAGGCGCCCCCGGAACTCCTGTATTTACCATGTCTGATTTTGCTGGATATGTCACAACTGGTGCTAACCCAAACACTGATTTTGCATCCGGTTCTCAAGTTCGTGCAAGCGCAGACGGCTCTTTGTCTTTTAATCTTGGCGCAACAATTACTGTTGATACAAGCCTAGATACTACTAACGATAATGCCTCGTATGATGACGGTACATACACTGGTAGTTATACTGTAGCAGTTGACTACTAA
- a CDS encoding SPOR domain-containing protein — MVSCSSINQQQSAKIETLTQRITELETQYKQDQQTIANFKQKEADLDLLIDVISQQNSLTGFKTVNDNQAQIIKIKQPKPLAQMPAVKKVTPEHNQTTITNTTAKTISATPPAFAVQIASLTSKQQSQQAWNNFKLKFPDLSQTVTPILESVNKDNINFIRLKIGPYSKAKALKTCTFLKQNQQNCLLKKYTGEQF, encoded by the coding sequence TTGGTAAGTTGCTCAAGTATTAACCAGCAACAATCAGCTAAAATTGAAACCTTAACCCAACGCATTACAGAGTTAGAGACTCAATATAAACAAGATCAGCAAACCATTGCTAACTTTAAGCAAAAAGAAGCTGATTTAGATTTATTAATTGATGTTATTAGTCAGCAAAATTCACTCACTGGCTTTAAAACGGTTAACGATAATCAAGCTCAAATTATTAAAATTAAGCAACCCAAACCGCTTGCACAAATGCCCGCTGTAAAAAAAGTAACGCCCGAACATAATCAAACAACGATTACTAATACAACAGCCAAAACAATCTCTGCGACACCCCCCGCTTTTGCCGTGCAAATTGCATCGCTCACCTCAAAACAGCAAAGCCAACAAGCTTGGAATAATTTTAAACTTAAATTTCCTGATTTAAGCCAAACCGTTACCCCTATTTTAGAAAGTGTCAACAAAGATAATATTAATTTTATTCGGCTAAAAATTGGTCCTTATTCTAAAGCTAAAGCATTAAAAACCTGCACTTTTTTAAAGCAAAACCAGCAAAACTGCCTACTGAAAAAATACACAGGTGAACAGTTTTAA